A DNA window from Sphingomonas changnyeongensis contains the following coding sequences:
- a CDS encoding HvfC/BufC N-terminal domain-containing protein, giving the protein MPAGREAAAAIAVHRNNALVAAQTALQDNYPVLRAMIGADGFAALALRHIRRQPPADPRLCLYGRGLATTIARIRPLAAWPWLADVARLEWLVVRALFAADAKPLRAPPSPSQRWPLAPATGWCASPHPVATLWAAHQPRAEWPAAFPDHGELALVTRAGAGVQVRPVARDALPLLDALRAGKTLADAASALPPAALAQLPTLARVGALIPIHGETA; this is encoded by the coding sequence ATACCGGCGGGCCGGGAGGCAGCGGCCGCGATTGCCGTTCACCGCAACAATGCGCTGGTGGCAGCGCAGACCGCGCTTCAGGACAATTATCCCGTGCTGCGGGCGATGATCGGCGCGGACGGCTTTGCCGCGCTGGCGCTGCGCCACATTCGTCGGCAGCCGCCGGCCGATCCCCGGCTGTGCCTATACGGGCGCGGGCTGGCGACGACGATCGCGCGGATCCGCCCGCTCGCCGCATGGCCATGGCTCGCCGATGTCGCGCGCCTCGAATGGCTGGTGGTACGGGCGCTGTTCGCCGCCGATGCGAAGCCGCTCCGCGCACCGCCCTCGCCCAGCCAGCGCTGGCCGCTCGCTCCGGCGACCGGCTGGTGCGCGTCGCCGCATCCGGTGGCCACGTTGTGGGCGGCCCATCAGCCGAGGGCGGAATGGCCGGCGGCGTTCCCGGACCATGGCGAGCTGGCGCTCGTTACCCGCGCCGGTGCGGGGGTGCAGGTCAGGCCGGTCGCCCGCGACGCGCTGCCGCTGCTCGACGCCCTTCGCGCCGGCAAGACGCTGGCCGATGCGGCATCGGCGCTGCCCCCGGCGGCGCTGGCCCAGTTGCCGACGCTCGCCAGGGTCGGCGCACTTATTCCCATCCACGGAGAGACTGCATGA
- a CDS encoding DoxX family protein produces MNIYARLAALLTHIPDSLWLLVARLGAAAVFFLSGRTKVEGLLTIKESTYTLFEYEYALPLVPPGIAAHAATYCEHLFPILLALGLFTRLGALGLMGMTATIQIFVYPDAWPTHLSWAAMLLPLIARGGGQWSLDRLLGTERSPVQMIAA; encoded by the coding sequence ATGAACATCTATGCCCGGCTGGCTGCATTGCTCACGCACATCCCCGACTCGCTCTGGCTGCTGGTTGCACGGCTGGGCGCGGCGGCGGTGTTTTTCCTGTCCGGCCGCACCAAGGTCGAGGGGCTGCTGACGATCAAGGAGTCGACCTATACATTGTTCGAATATGAATATGCGCTGCCGCTCGTCCCGCCCGGCATCGCCGCCCATGCCGCGACCTATTGCGAGCATCTGTTTCCCATCCTGCTCGCGCTCGGCCTGTTCACCCGCCTCGGTGCGCTCGGCCTGATGGGCATGACGGCCACGATCCAGATCTTCGTCTATCCCGATGCGTGGCCGACCCATTTGTCGTGGGCGGCGATGCTGCTGCCGCTCATCGCGCGCGGCGGCGGCCAATGGTCGCTGGACCGGCTGCTCGGCACCGAACGCAGCCCCGTGCAGATGATCGCCGCCTGA
- a CDS encoding MBL fold metallo-hydrolase: MPGRWPECRHSGIGRPDCRGARRAILSGADRRAATTADRCGAGAALRLGEAGVAPAALDAIAISHLHVDHAGDLAAILKTSNFADPPARLTLFGPDGSGVFAGISAHMTVIAGENGAFAYLADWLAEPAPRLAIREIAAADIRSGAEKVLITGDDYVLSALPVHHGPVPALAYLVRAGGRMIVFAGDQSALSSGFEARLAGSRPDLLIMHHAIPEGPGQPRGLHRPPADIGAAAARLMAKRLILTHNMARALVRRAEGLAAIARHYPGPVTIADDKACFSASAGD, from the coding sequence ATGCCCGGGCGCTGGCCTGAGTGTCGACATTCTGGGATCGGGCGGCCCGATTGCCGAGGGGCGCGCCGGGCCATCCTATCTGGTGCGGATCGACGGGCGGCCACGACTGCTGATCGATGCGGGGCCGGGGCGGCGCTGCGGCTGGGCGAGGCCGGGGTTGCCCCCGCTGCACTGGATGCGATCGCGATCAGCCATCTGCATGTCGACCATGCCGGTGATCTTGCCGCGATCCTCAAGACATCGAACTTTGCCGACCCGCCGGCCCGGCTGACGCTGTTCGGGCCGGACGGCAGCGGGGTGTTTGCCGGCATCAGCGCGCACATGACGGTGATCGCGGGGGAAAATGGCGCTTTTGCCTATCTTGCCGACTGGCTGGCCGAGCCGGCACCGCGCCTTGCGATCCGCGAGATTGCCGCCGCCGACATCAGGTCCGGCGCGGAAAAAGTGCTGATCACGGGGGATGATTATGTGCTGTCCGCGCTTCCCGTCCATCATGGGCCGGTCCCCGCCCTTGCCTATCTGGTGCGGGCCGGCGGGCGGATGATCGTGTTCGCAGGGGACCAGAGCGCGCTGTCATCAGGCTTTGAGGCGCGGCTGGCCGGCAGCCGGCCCGATCTGCTGATCATGCATCATGCGATCCCCGAAGGCCCGGGGCAGCCCCGCGGGTTGCACCGCCCGCCCGCCGACATCGGCGCCGCCGCCGCCCGGCTGATGGCGAAGCGGCTGATCCTCACCCACAATATGGCACGTGCGCTGGTGCGCCGGGCCGAGGGGCTGGCCGCGATCGCGCGCCATTATCCCGGCCCGGTCACCATCGCGGACGACAAGGCCTGTTTTTCAGCCTCGGCCGGCGATTGA
- a CDS encoding peroxiredoxin-like family protein, producing the protein MDGSFEGASAPPRADEGYWHRAADRLVATLAALDAGASAPAVGDVFPDLALPDARGRLVGLASLLDRGPVVLSFHRGLWCPWCVGEIESWRGARPALDAAGARLVAVTPELGGRAADMAALLGPAGQVLCDVDFGATLSLGLGFFVGADLIARYQAAGMDLDALYGAASGILPIPATFVIGRDRIVRFAHVDRDFRHRADPADVLSSIAGRG; encoded by the coding sequence ATGGATGGGTCTTTTGAGGGTGCGAGCGCGCCACCGCGTGCGGACGAGGGCTATTGGCACCGCGCGGCGGACCGGCTGGTGGCAACGCTTGCTGCGCTCGATGCCGGGGCAAGTGCGCCGGCGGTCGGCGATGTCTTTCCCGATCTGGCTCTGCCCGACGCGCGCGGGCGGCTGGTGGGGCTGGCGTCGCTGCTGGACCGGGGGCCGGTCGTGCTCAGCTTTCATCGCGGGCTCTGGTGCCCATGGTGCGTGGGCGAGATCGAAAGCTGGCGCGGTGCGCGACCTGCGCTCGATGCAGCGGGAGCGCGGCTGGTCGCGGTCACGCCGGAGCTTGGCGGGCGGGCGGCCGACATGGCGGCGCTGCTTGGCCCGGCGGGGCAGGTGCTGTGCGATGTCGATTTCGGCGCGACGCTGTCGCTGGGGCTGGGTTTCTTCGTCGGGGCCGATCTGATCGCCCGTTATCAGGCGGCGGGGATGGATCTGGATGCGCTTTACGGCGCGGCGAGCGGCATCCTGCCGATCCCGGCGACGTTCGTCATCGGCCGTGACCGCATCGTGCGTTTCGCTCATGTCGACCGCGATTTCCGGCACCGCGCCGATCCGGCCGACGTGCTGTCCTCAATCGCCGGCCGAGGCTGA
- a CDS encoding IS3 family transposase (programmed frameshift): MKPRSSNAKSPVKAPAERVVKDIRRQTRRHFSAEDKIRIVLEGLRGDDSIAELCRKEGIAQSLYYTWSKEFMEAGKRRLAGDTARAATTGEVQDLRREARALKECVADLMLENRLLKKKHRRGWGRRRMRYPASEKLEIIRIVEQSHLPAKRTLEQLGIPRRTFYRWYDRYLEGGPEALEDRPSAPSRVWNRIPANIHDQIIELALEQSELSPRELAVRFTDEQRYFVSEATVYRLLKAHDLITSPAYVVIKAADQFHTKTTRPNEMWQTDFTYFKIIGWGWMYLSTVLDDFSRYIIAWKLCTNMRAEDVTDTLDLALKASGCDSATVLHKPRLLSDNGPSYIAGELAEYIEARKMSHVRGAPCHPQTQGKIERWHQTLKNRILLENYFLPGDLEAQIEAFVEHYNHQRYHESLNNVTPADAYCGRAPAIIKQRERIKRQTIDHRRLQHRKLAA, encoded by the exons ATGAAGCCCAGATCCTCCAATGCAAAATCGCCGGTGAAGGCCCCTGCGGAGCGGGTGGTGAAGGACATCCGGCGACAGACCCGACGCCACTTCTCGGCCGAGGACAAGATCCGGATCGTGCTGGAAGGCCTGCGCGGTGACGACAGCATCGCCGAGCTGTGCCGCAAGGAAGGGATCGCCCAGAGCCTGTACTACACCTGGTCGAAGGAGTTCATGGAAGCGGGCAAGCGCCGCCTTGCGGGCGACACTGCCCGTGCCGCGACCACCGGCGAGGTGCAGGACCTGCGTCGCGAAGCCCGTGCGCTGAAGGAATGCGTGGCCGATCTGATGCTGGAAAACCGGTTGCTCA AAAAAAAGCATCGTCGCGGATGGGGGCGACGACGAATGAGGTATCCCGCATCCGAGAAGCTCGAGATCATCAGGATCGTCGAGCAGTCACACCTGCCTGCCAAGCGCACGCTGGAGCAGCTCGGCATCCCCCGCCGGACGTTCTATCGCTGGTATGACCGTTACCTTGAAGGCGGGCCGGAGGCGTTGGAAGATCGGCCATCGGCGCCGAGCCGGGTGTGGAACCGCATCCCGGCCAACATCCACGACCAGATCATCGAGCTGGCGCTGGAACAGTCTGAGCTGAGCCCCCGAGAGCTGGCCGTGCGCTTCACCGACGAGCAGCGCTACTTCGTATCGGAAGCCACGGTTTACCGGCTGCTCAAGGCCCACGACCTGATCACCAGCCCGGCCTATGTCGTGATCAAGGCGGCCGACCAGTTCCACACCAAGACCACCCGCCCGAACGAGATGTGGCAGACTGACTTCACCTACTTCAAGATCATCGGGTGGGGCTGGATGTACCTGTCGACCGTGCTCGACGACTTCTCGCGCTACATCATCGCCTGGAAGCTGTGCACCAACATGCGAGCCGAGGACGTCACCGACACGCTGGACCTCGCCCTCAAGGCCTCGGGCTGCGACAGCGCCACGGTGCTGCATAAACCCCGGCTGCTCAGCGATAACGGCCCCAGCTACATTGCTGGCGAACTGGCGGAATACATCGAGGCCCGGAAGATGAGCCACGTCCGCGGCGCCCCGTGTCATCCCCAGACCCAGGGCAAGATCGAGCGCTGGCACCAGACACTGAAGAACCGCATCCTGCTGGAAAACTACTTCCTGCCCGGCGACCTTGAGGCCCAGATCGAGGCCTTCGTCGAGCACTACAACCACCAGCGTTACCACGAGAGCCTGAACAACGTGACGCCCGCCGACGCCTACTGCGGCAGGGCTCCAGCCATCATCAAACAGCGCGAAAGGATCAAGCGACAGACCATCGACCATCGGCGCTTGCAGCACCGCAAGCTCGCCGCCTAA
- a CDS encoding methyltransferase, which produces MSQNRSTAVMQRRVEAHDSLEDFPTPPWATRALCEWLLGLDMDISLDAQTVREPAANRGHMVRPLAEYFAEVRASDVHDYGVGFPVADYLFGPADQLDLTDWTITNPPFRLAEQFIARALETSRMGVAMILRTSFLEGVGRFERLFSIRRPSWALQFTERVVMHKGKLSANGSTATSYAWLVWQHGKSGTRLDWIAPCRRHLERATDYQNQDLAA; this is translated from the coding sequence ATGAGCCAGAACCGCTCCACCGCCGTGATGCAGCGTCGTGTCGAGGCGCATGACTCGCTTGAGGATTTCCCGACGCCGCCCTGGGCGACGCGCGCCCTTTGTGAATGGCTGCTTGGCTTGGACATGGATATCTCACTCGACGCGCAGACCGTGCGCGAGCCGGCGGCCAACCGCGGCCACATGGTCAGGCCGCTCGCCGAGTATTTCGCCGAGGTGCGCGCCAGCGATGTCCATGACTATGGCGTCGGCTTTCCCGTGGCGGATTATCTGTTCGGGCCAGCCGATCAGCTCGATCTGACCGATTGGACCATCACCAACCCGCCTTTCCGGCTTGCTGAGCAGTTCATCGCACGCGCTCTCGAGACCAGCCGCATGGGCGTCGCGATGATCCTGCGCACCTCTTTCCTTGAAGGGGTAGGGCGCTTCGAGCGCCTGTTCTCGATCCGGCGGCCGTCGTGGGCGCTGCAGTTCACCGAGCGCGTCGTCATGCACAAGGGCAAGCTTTCGGCCAACGGATCGACGGCGACTTCCTATGCCTGGCTGGTCTGGCAGCATGGCAAGTCCGGGACGCGCCTCGACTGGATAGCGCCGTGCCGCCGGCACCTCGAGCGCGCGACCGACTACCAGAATCAGGATTTGGCGGCGTGA
- a CDS encoding ribosome modulation factor, translated as MAANHPAFGAGSRARFDGQPSTANPYPIGSTAYRAWAKGWNEINAKLGSGR; from the coding sequence ATGGCGGCCAACCATCCCGCGTTCGGTGCTGGCTCGCGCGCTCGCTTTGACGGCCAGCCTTCCACCGCGAACCCGTATCCAATCGGCAGCACGGCCTATCGCGCCTGGGCCAAGGGCTGGAACGAGATCAACGCCAAGCTCGGGAGCGGCCGATGA
- a CDS encoding S24 family peptidase has product MADGFDMDAVRAVLKDLMDKRDIKRKPLAKQAGLGETAIRDLFDEKRHDVRVGTLVKLAEFFDVSLDHIAGRDPVPLLGKIGAGGAILFEETDEPECVPRPPLAAGRLMALEVSGDSMLPKYEAGDVIYVRRDHDGVLPEYLGEYCAVCTADGGTFLKILAPGTMPGRYTLRSLNAADMMDVEVIWATPVLWVMPRRSRPRP; this is encoded by the coding sequence ATGGCCGACGGGTTCGACATGGACGCGGTGCGCGCAGTCTTGAAAGACCTCATGGACAAGCGCGACATCAAGCGAAAGCCGCTCGCCAAGCAGGCGGGCTTAGGTGAAACGGCTATCCGCGATCTGTTTGATGAAAAGCGGCACGATGTCCGCGTCGGCACCCTTGTGAAGCTTGCCGAGTTCTTTGACGTCAGCTTAGACCATATAGCTGGGCGCGATCCTGTGCCACTGCTCGGTAAGATCGGGGCGGGCGGAGCAATTTTGTTCGAAGAAACTGACGAGCCTGAGTGCGTCCCGCGCCCGCCGCTCGCGGCTGGCCGGCTTATGGCGCTCGAAGTAAGCGGCGACTCTATGCTGCCTAAATACGAGGCGGGAGACGTCATCTATGTCCGCCGTGATCATGATGGCGTGCTGCCGGAATACCTCGGCGAGTATTGCGCGGTCTGCACCGCCGATGGCGGGACGTTTCTGAAGATCCTTGCGCCTGGAACCATGCCGGGCCGCTACACCCTGCGATCCTTGAACGCCGCTGACATGATGGATGTGGAGGTCATATGGGCTACGCCAGTGCTCTGGGTTATGCCGCGACGCTCGCGGCCTCGGCCGTAA
- a CDS encoding Rap1a/Tai family immunity protein — protein MGYASALGYAATLAASAVIQEELPSTPVRDASELYENCTAKELDRGMQCYAFIGGVIDGYYLGSGLAEAPLVFCMPDQTTMRESRKVVVDFMKRRPDALNRQAAVVVLTALKEGYPCAKK, from the coding sequence ATGGGCTACGCCAGTGCTCTGGGTTATGCCGCGACGCTCGCGGCCTCGGCCGTAATCCAAGAGGAGCTCCCGTCCACCCCGGTCCGGGACGCCTCTGAACTCTACGAAAATTGCACCGCCAAAGAGCTGGACCGCGGCATGCAGTGCTACGCCTTTATCGGCGGGGTCATCGACGGCTATTACCTCGGGAGCGGCTTAGCGGAAGCTCCGCTGGTCTTTTGCATGCCGGATCAAACGACAATGCGCGAAAGCCGCAAAGTCGTCGTCGACTTTATGAAGCGCCGCCCAGACGCCTTGAACCGTCAGGCTGCGGTGGTTGTTTTGACCGCCTTGAAAGAGGGATACCCCTGCGCCAAAAAATAA
- a CDS encoding YqaJ viral recombinase family nuclease, translating to MNAISTREAWLAERRTGIGGSDVAAILGVSPYRSALDVFLDKRGLLVDQAESEPMRWGTLLEPVVRQEYANRTGRSVALPEGVLRHPRYGFMLANLDGIATDRLYEGKTARTAEGWGEPGSDEVPQGYLLQVQHYMAVTGYDVTDIAVLIGGSDFRIYTVEADAELHEMLVEAEAEFWRRVTDDDPPEPITMADALKRWGRQSRADSVIACPEVAEAVDQLRAIKAAQADLAAREEAAKLTIMAALGDADTLVARDGTTLCTWKAAKAAARLDSRALKAAHPEIYSAFLKADEPNRRFLIK from the coding sequence TTGAACGCCATCTCAACCCGCGAAGCATGGCTTGCCGAGCGCCGCACCGGCATCGGCGGGAGCGATGTTGCCGCCATTCTCGGTGTGTCGCCTTACCGTTCTGCGCTGGACGTCTTCCTCGACAAGCGCGGCCTGCTCGTCGACCAAGCCGAGAGCGAACCAATGCGCTGGGGCACGCTGCTCGAGCCCGTCGTCCGGCAAGAATATGCGAACCGCACCGGTCGGAGCGTGGCGCTTCCGGAGGGCGTTCTTCGCCACCCGCGCTACGGGTTCATGCTGGCGAACCTCGACGGCATCGCGACCGATCGCCTTTACGAAGGAAAGACGGCGCGCACCGCAGAAGGCTGGGGCGAGCCCGGCAGCGACGAAGTGCCTCAAGGCTATTTGCTTCAGGTTCAGCACTACATGGCCGTCACCGGCTATGACGTGACCGACATCGCGGTGCTGATCGGCGGCAGTGACTTTCGCATCTACACCGTCGAAGCCGATGCCGAGCTGCACGAAATGCTGGTCGAGGCCGAGGCTGAGTTCTGGCGCCGCGTCACCGATGACGACCCGCCCGAACCGATAACCATGGCTGACGCTCTGAAGCGCTGGGGCCGTCAGAGCCGCGCCGATTCTGTCATCGCATGCCCGGAGGTGGCCGAGGCGGTTGACCAGTTGAGGGCGATCAAAGCGGCACAAGCCGACCTCGCGGCCCGCGAAGAAGCAGCCAAGCTGACGATCATGGCCGCGCTGGGCGATGCCGACACGCTCGTTGCTCGCGACGGCACGACGCTGTGCACGTGGAAGGCCGCGAAGGCAGCGGCTCGGCTGGACAGCAGGGCGCTGAAGGCCGCGCACCCCGAAATCTACTCGGCATTCCTCAAAGCTGACGAGCCGAACCGGCGCTTTCTGATCAAGTAG
- a CDS encoding helix-turn-helix domain-containing protein — MRSPRLLDSAAAADRLGISERTLRDLRKRGLIRYVAVTERKIMYRPEDCESYIEGRTKIDTPAEANRSARPQPARRRPGNVVPFTAMAR, encoded by the coding sequence ATGAGATCGCCCCGCCTTCTGGACAGCGCAGCCGCTGCCGATCGGCTCGGGATCAGCGAGCGCACCTTGCGCGACCTGCGCAAGCGTGGCCTGATCCGCTACGTCGCCGTGACGGAGCGCAAGATCATGTATCGACCCGAGGACTGCGAATCGTACATCGAAGGCCGAACGAAGATCGACACCCCGGCGGAGGCGAACCGATCGGCGCGCCCCCAGCCCGCACGCCGGCGGCCCGGTAACGTCGTGCCATTCACGGCAATGGCGAGATGA
- a CDS encoding site-specific integrase, translating into MSVYRDPRSPYWVYEFQFRGRRYKGSTGCKAKRDAERFEREERRRVALGDDIKRSLTLDEAFGLWWEARGRHHASQATENYQLKNLLAGLGKTTALADLGMVELNHYVARRRASVADSSVNREVELLRRVVRYLAALKAYETPEIEWGQLLLKEPKERVRELSADEEAALFAQLPDDLAAVAEFALLSGQRRTSVITLLWSKVDLAGRRAEVRVKGGGWHSFPLTPGWWR; encoded by the coding sequence ATGAGCGTCTATCGAGACCCGCGCTCGCCTTACTGGGTGTACGAGTTTCAGTTCCGCGGGCGCCGTTACAAGGGCTCCACCGGCTGCAAGGCCAAGCGCGACGCCGAACGGTTCGAGCGCGAGGAAAGACGGCGTGTCGCCCTCGGAGACGACATCAAGCGCAGCCTCACGCTGGATGAAGCCTTCGGGCTTTGGTGGGAGGCGCGCGGGCGGCATCACGCCAGCCAGGCGACAGAGAACTATCAGCTGAAGAACCTGCTCGCCGGGCTGGGCAAGACCACCGCCCTGGCCGACTTGGGCATGGTCGAGCTCAATCACTACGTCGCGCGCCGGAGGGCGAGCGTGGCCGATTCCAGCGTCAACCGTGAAGTCGAGCTGCTCCGCCGCGTCGTGCGGTACCTGGCGGCCTTGAAGGCCTATGAGACGCCGGAGATCGAATGGGGCCAGCTGCTGCTGAAAGAGCCCAAAGAGCGTGTCCGAGAGCTTTCCGCCGACGAAGAGGCGGCGCTGTTCGCCCAGCTGCCGGATGATCTTGCGGCGGTCGCAGAGTTCGCCCTGCTGTCCGGTCAGCGCCGGACGTCGGTCATCACCCTGCTGTGGAGCAAGGTCGATCTTGCAGGCCGCCGCGCCGAAGTCCGCGTAAAGGGCGGCGGCTGGCACAGCTTCCCCCTCACCCCCGGATGGTGGCGATAA
- a CDS encoding tyrosine-type recombinase/integrase has protein sequence MVAIIANRPKVAPQVFTYDCRRTAPPRAGRPKRIKGQRYPFSKQGWMRDWRRALTNAGIEDFRFHDLRHTAATRVVRSSGNLKAAQRMLGHTDIATTARYAHVIEDDLRRIMDAAHSPNSPRQVNEATDENRRKA, from the coding sequence ATGGTGGCGATAATCGCGAACCGCCCGAAGGTCGCTCCGCAGGTCTTCACTTACGACTGCCGCCGGACAGCACCGCCACGCGCCGGCCGACCGAAGCGGATCAAGGGGCAGCGATACCCCTTCAGCAAACAGGGCTGGATGCGGGACTGGCGGCGTGCGCTGACCAACGCGGGAATCGAGGACTTCCGGTTCCATGACCTCCGGCACACGGCGGCGACCCGGGTTGTGCGCTCGAGCGGCAACCTGAAGGCGGCGCAACGGATGCTCGGGCACACCGATATCGCGACAACCGCGCGCTATGCCCACGTGATCGAAGACGACCTCCGGCGCATCATGGATGCGGCCCACTCCCCGAATAGTCCCCGACAGGTGAACGAGGCCACCGATGAAAACCGCAGAAAAGCGTGA
- a CDS encoding sensor histidine kinase — translation MRFDDRLATVLGLPASGRTERLALWRQLVDLLAQADRTSSPRRDEALARLRDWRGEVPDAARRGAALALAGEAVPADLVHFFAEDEASIAAPVLARAAMDDEAWAVMIPRLSPIARALLRHRRDLGPKARHALDAFGPSDLMIGAGPVPANDAAGSSEDMGIDVEAGGAGETDALPDDHAQADPETVPGSPAGQTEAMAGRASPPIAELVARIAAFREGRADTAFAAPPPARVREFLFETGPDGVIHWCDLDARGAVIGLSIASADETSAHGVDGHAAGAFRRRASFRDARLTLAGEGAIGGEWRISAVPVFDPAIGRFSGYRGSARRPRLDERAELPGLFGTSLPGEALRQLAHEIRTPLNAIIGFAELIEQQIMGPVNVRYRQLAAEILGEGRALLATIDDLETAARIEARALRLAPRPLDLGALLASLGPALSDLADLRGVAFALRLAPDLPTITADPVSTERMLVRLLGAMVGLAGAGETVEARLDPGIIGQIRLSVSRPAVLAGRDERSLLDPAHGPDGDWPDAPVLGLGFTLRLVRGLAEAAGGRLVIEAERIALTLPAVAGAAAAAELEQR, via the coding sequence GTGCGATTCGACGACCGTCTGGCAACCGTCCTTGGCCTGCCGGCCTCGGGCAGAACAGAGCGGCTGGCGCTGTGGCGTCAGCTGGTCGATCTGCTTGCGCAGGCGGACCGCACCTCATCGCCCCGCCGCGACGAGGCGCTGGCCCGGCTGCGCGACTGGCGGGGCGAGGTGCCCGATGCGGCGCGGCGCGGCGCAGCACTCGCGCTGGCCGGGGAGGCGGTGCCCGCCGATCTCGTGCATTTCTTTGCCGAGGACGAGGCGTCGATCGCAGCGCCTGTCCTAGCGCGCGCCGCGATGGACGACGAAGCCTGGGCGGTGATGATCCCGCGCCTGTCGCCCATCGCCCGGGCGCTGCTGCGCCATCGCCGCGATCTTGGGCCCAAGGCGCGCCATGCCCTTGATGCCTTTGGCCCCAGCGATCTGATGATCGGGGCGGGGCCGGTGCCTGCCAATGATGCGGCGGGCAGCTCCGAGGACATGGGCATCGACGTGGAAGCGGGCGGTGCAGGCGAGACGGACGCGCTGCCGGACGATCACGCGCAGGCCGACCCCGAAACCGTCCCCGGCAGCCCCGCCGGGCAAACCGAGGCTATGGCCGGCCGGGCTTCTCCGCCGATCGCCGAGCTGGTCGCGCGCATCGCGGCGTTCCGCGAGGGGCGAGCGGACACCGCATTTGCCGCGCCGCCGCCGGCCAGGGTGCGCGAGTTTCTGTTCGAAACCGGGCCTGACGGGGTGATTCACTGGTGCGATCTCGACGCGCGCGGTGCGGTGATCGGCCTGTCAATCGCCTCGGCTGACGAAACCAGCGCGCACGGCGTCGATGGTCATGCGGCGGGGGCATTCCGCCGCCGCGCCTCGTTCCGCGACGCGCGGCTGACGCTCGCGGGCGAGGGAGCGATTGGCGGCGAATGGCGGATTTCCGCCGTGCCCGTGTTCGACCCGGCGATCGGCCGCTTTTCCGGTTATCGCGGCAGCGCGCGCCGGCCCCGGCTCGACGAACGGGCCGAGCTGCCCGGCCTGTTCGGCACCAGCCTGCCCGGCGAGGCGCTGCGCCAGCTGGCGCATGAGATTCGTACGCCGCTCAATGCGATCATCGGCTTTGCCGAGCTGATCGAGCAGCAGATCATGGGCCCGGTCAATGTGCGCTACCGCCAGCTGGCGGCCGAGATATTGGGCGAGGGGCGCGCGCTGCTGGCGACCATTGACGATCTGGAAACCGCCGCGCGGATCGAGGCACGCGCGCTGCGCCTGGCGCCAAGGCCGCTTGATCTGGGCGCGCTGCTCGCCAGCCTCGGCCCGGCGCTCAGCGATCTGGCCGATCTGCGCGGCGTCGCCTTTGCGCTCCGCCTCGCGCCCGATCTGCCGACGATCACCGCCGATCCGGTGTCGACGGAACGGATGCTCGTGCGGCTGCTGGGCGCGATGGTCGGGCTGGCCGGGGCGGGCGAGACCGTCGAGGCGCGGCTCGATCCCGGCATCATCGGCCAGATCCGGCTCAGCGTGTCGCGGCCTGCCGTGCTCGCCGGGCGCGACGAACGCTCGCTGCTCGATCCTGCCCACGGCCCCGATGGCGACTGGCCCGATGCGCCGGTGCTCGGCCTCGGCTTCACGCTCAGGCTCGTGCGCGGGCTGGCCGAGGCGGCGGGCGGACGGCTGGTGATCGAGGCGGAGCGCATCGCCCTGACCCTGCCGGCGGTCGCCGGGGCGGCCGCTGCCGCCGAACTGGAGCAGCGCTGA
- a CDS encoding Lrp/AsnC family transcriptional regulator, with product MAGPVLDEVDYEILAALQEDGRITNVDLAARVGLTAPPCLRRVRSLEQRGVIKGYHARLDPTSLGYGISVFAMVSLRSQAEADLQAFEEHVTNLPEVRECHMLNGEIDFILKIVSPDLQEFQHFLTTKLTTAPNVASVKTSLTIRTSKDSPGVPVPGGTRSAA from the coding sequence ATGGCCGGCCCGGTGCTCGACGAAGTGGATTATGAAATTCTGGCAGCTCTTCAAGAGGATGGCCGAATTACCAATGTCGATCTCGCCGCGCGGGTCGGCCTGACGGCGCCGCCCTGCCTGCGCCGCGTCCGCAGCCTCGAGCAGCGCGGGGTGATCAAGGGCTATCACGCCCGGCTCGATCCGACTTCGCTCGGCTATGGGATCAGCGTGTTCGCGATGGTCAGCCTGCGCAGCCAGGCAGAGGCGGACCTGCAGGCGTTCGAGGAGCATGTGACCAACCTGCCCGAGGTGCGGGAATGCCACATGCTGAACGGCGAGATCGATTTCATCCTGAAGATCGTCTCGCCCGATTTGCAGGAATTCCAGCATTTCCTGACGACGAAGCTGACGACCGCCCCCAATGTCGCGAGCGTCAAAACGTCGCTCACCATCCGCACGTCGAAGGACAGCCCGGGCGTCCCGGTGCCCGGCGGCACCCGCTCCGCCGCCTGA